From Candidatus Cloacimonadota bacterium, one genomic window encodes:
- the arcC gene encoding carbamate kinase produces MKKENKKLIVIALGGNAIKKSEEKGTLEEQLKNVQMTCKQLVKINKLGYKQIITHGNGPQAGNLLIQQEEGIPLVPSQPLDVIGSMTQGQIGYMFQNTLRNYFLKIGKNIPITTEITQVLVDKNDPDFDDPSKPVGPFYTKENALKLQKEKGYIVKKVKPNGEKTWRRVVPSPEPIDIIEADCIKALVAARAIIIAAGGGGVPVMKTANGTYKGLEAVIDKDKVGNILAQIVDADIFLILTDVQFAYINYGQKNEEALKKITLEKAEELFGAGQFLAGSMGPKIQAAIRFVKSGGDKAIITSLDHAVDALEGKTGTIITK; encoded by the coding sequence ATGAAAAAGGAAAATAAAAAGCTGATCGTAATCGCCTTAGGTGGAAATGCGATCAAAAAATCAGAAGAAAAAGGAACCTTAGAAGAGCAGCTCAAAAATGTTCAAATGACCTGTAAGCAATTAGTAAAAATCAACAAATTGGGATACAAACAAATCATCACTCACGGAAATGGTCCCCAAGCAGGAAATTTGCTAATCCAACAGGAAGAAGGAATTCCCCTCGTTCCTTCCCAACCGCTTGATGTTATCGGCTCAATGACTCAAGGACAGATCGGATATATGTTCCAGAACACACTTCGAAATTATTTCTTGAAAATAGGCAAAAATATTCCAATCACAACAGAAATTACCCAAGTTCTTGTTGACAAAAACGATCCTGATTTTGATGATCCCTCCAAACCGGTGGGACCTTTTTATACCAAAGAAAACGCTTTAAAATTACAAAAAGAAAAGGGATATATCGTAAAAAAAGTTAAACCAAATGGTGAAAAAACTTGGCGGCGAGTCGTTCCATCCCCTGAACCCATTGATATTATTGAAGCGGATTGTATCAAGGCTCTTGTAGCTGCCCGGGCAATTATTATTGCTGCCGGGGGCGGTGGAGTGCCGGTTATGAAAACAGCAAATGGAACTTACAAAGGTTTGGAAGCGGTAATAGATAAAGACAAAGTCGGAAACATACTCGCTCAAATTGTGGATGCGGATATCTTTTTGATCCTGACCGATGTTCAATTTGCTTATATAAATTACGGGCAAAAAAATGAAGAAGCTCTCAAAAAAATTACTTTGGAAAAAGCAGAAGAACTTTTTGGAGCCGGGCAATTTTTAGCCGGTAGTATGGGACCAAAGATTCAAGCTGCTATCCGATTTGTAAAATCCGGTGGAGATAAGGCAATTATTACTTCCCTTGACCATGCTGTGGATGCACTCGAAGGCAAGACTGGAACGATTATAACAAAATGA
- a CDS encoding pyridoxal-phosphate dependent enzyme → MKDSLENKLFRENKSNPNSSYFYKCSTCKKKWKPDFIEQNDHYLCPDCYSQNELGMPLKGVLQVFYDYEFLKSKYSKGFFETINPGNIFLYPDLLPLKSGNDFSLFSSLQLPSHSLHKIQKIKDNQIFLLDETHNPTFSYKDRASVLVAAKAIELDKKTICTASTGNAATSLAGICARLGLKSKIFVPKSIPKEKLLQLQIYGAGIIKVDGTYDDTFDLAIEKSQKNGWYNRNTAYNSLTIEGKKSGAFDIFMQMNYSAPDIVFVPSGDGVILAGIYKGFYDLLQLDLIKKIPQIIATQAEGSSAIVDFLNTGEFILKSSKTVADSISVDAPRNLYLAADCIQKSKGNGIKITDNEILKAEKYLGKNLGIFVEPSAAAAWAGFKKYINQNNVSNKKIVILLTGCGLKDSKSAEKAVSLPI, encoded by the coding sequence ATGAAGGATTCATTAGAAAATAAATTGTTTAGAGAAAACAAATCAAATCCAAATTCCAGTTATTTTTACAAATGTTCCACATGCAAAAAAAAATGGAAGCCAGATTTTATCGAACAAAACGATCATTATTTATGCCCGGATTGTTATTCTCAAAACGAATTGGGGATGCCATTAAAAGGCGTTTTACAAGTTTTCTACGACTATGAATTTCTCAAATCGAAATACTCCAAAGGATTTTTTGAAACTATCAATCCCGGAAATATATTTCTTTATCCTGATCTTCTCCCTTTGAAAAGCGGAAACGATTTTTCGCTATTTTCATCTCTCCAGCTCCCCTCCCATTCCCTCCATAAAATCCAAAAAATTAAAGACAACCAAATTTTCTTATTGGATGAAACTCACAACCCGACTTTTTCATATAAAGATAGAGCCTCGGTATTAGTGGCAGCAAAAGCAATCGAATTGGACAAAAAAACCATCTGCACTGCATCCACTGGAAATGCTGCAACTTCCCTCGCTGGAATTTGTGCCAGACTTGGACTTAAATCAAAAATTTTTGTGCCGAAATCTATTCCAAAAGAGAAATTGCTTCAATTACAAATTTACGGAGCTGGCATAATAAAAGTTGATGGCACTTATGATGATACCTTTGATTTGGCGATTGAAAAATCACAAAAAAATGGTTGGTACAACCGCAACACGGCATATAATTCCCTTACAATAGAAGGAAAAAAGTCTGGTGCTTTTGACATCTTTATGCAGATGAATTATTCAGCACCGGATATTGTTTTTGTACCTTCGGGTGACGGAGTTATCCTTGCTGGAATTTATAAAGGCTTTTACGACCTTTTGCAATTAGACTTGATTAAAAAAATCCCCCAAATAATTGCCACACAGGCAGAAGGAAGTTCAGCAATTGTGGATTTTTTGAACACGGGTGAATTTATCTTAAAATCATCTAAAACAGTTGCAGACAGCATATCTGTGGATGCGCCCCGAAACCTTTATCTGGCTGCCGATTGCATCCAAAAAAGCAAGGGAAACGGGATTAAAATTACTGATAATGAAATATTAAAAGCAGAAAAATATCTTGGCAAAAACTTAGGTATTTTCGTGGAACCGTCTGCTGCAGCTGCTTGGGCTGGTTTCAAAAAATATATTAATCAAAACAATGTTTCAAATAAAAAAATAGTTATCCTGCTTACAGGTTGCGGATTAAAAGATTCTAAATCCGCTGAAAAAGCTGTTTCACTCCCCATTTAA
- a CDS encoding NTP transferase domain-containing protein, with protein sequence MIQKKIYAIILAAGYSSRFSIFKPLAKYKSKYFIINIIENLCLYCDEIVIVTGYKSEFLKEKTEKALIDPEIKSKLRFVYNEHFPAGMFSSVQTAAKYLNRKIDNDDWILLHLVDQPHIPKQVYKRLILSTETSKNEIIIPSYEMHSGHPILFRKEVVKKIISSTTAKTLKDIIKKFSIEYISVEQKQILQDVDLDEDVARFL encoded by the coding sequence ATGATCCAAAAAAAAATCTATGCAATAATACTTGCGGCCGGATATTCTTCCAGATTTTCTATTTTCAAACCTTTGGCAAAATATAAAAGCAAATACTTCATCATTAATATTATTGAAAATCTTTGTTTATATTGCGATGAAATTGTGATTGTTACAGGTTATAAATCCGAGTTTTTAAAAGAGAAAACTGAGAAGGCTTTAATTGATCCAGAAATCAAATCCAAACTAAGGTTTGTTTATAATGAACATTTCCCTGCCGGAATGTTTTCTTCCGTTCAAACTGCTGCAAAATATCTGAATAGAAAAATTGATAACGATGATTGGATTTTGCTTCATCTTGTTGACCAACCGCATATTCCGAAACAAGTTTATAAACGATTGATCCTCTCAACCGAAACTTCAAAAAATGAAATTATTATCCCGAGTTACGAAATGCATTCAGGGCATCCGATATTATTTCGCAAAGAGGTTGTCAAAAAAATTATTTCTTCAACTACTGCAAAAACACTGAAAGATATTATAAAAAAATTTTCAATCGAATATATTTCTGTCGAACAAAAGCAAATTCTTCAGGACGTGGATCTGGATGAGGATGTTGCGAGATTTTTGTAA